The following coding sequences are from one Paenibacillus stellifer window:
- the feaR gene encoding transcriptional regulator FeaR, whose translation MKRCAIQFKYSKTSWTGGLSLHTILSTEQVDERESFAYWRERICDVFVQLDASQLSRERFTGRMEVGYLEDIQISEVSSDPQHVVRSNQQIAKSGEEYFLVSLQTAGQGYTEQDRRQARLAPGDFVLYDSTRPYVLHFEQPFQQIVFQFPRSLLITRCRQAERMTSVRIPGAQHPVGNLVSSFFRTLASSYRGLDPAARMRIAESAMDLLSAALSTYSGTELSESVSTANVHLSGARAFIFSHLADPNLSPSMVAASQGISIRYLHRLFEAEGQSVAALIRDRRLEQCRRDLSDLNQSHRTVTEIAFQWGFNDAAHFSRIFKQHFGMSPTGFRSSVFTCLATETALVRQTRMRPSCG comes from the coding sequence ATGAAGCGATGTGCTATTCAATTCAAGTATTCGAAGACTTCTTGGACTGGGGGGTTATCCTTGCATACGATTTTATCGACAGAGCAGGTGGACGAACGGGAATCTTTCGCTTATTGGCGTGAACGGATCTGTGACGTGTTCGTGCAGCTCGATGCATCCCAGCTTTCCAGGGAGAGATTCACCGGACGAATGGAGGTTGGGTATCTGGAGGACATCCAGATATCCGAGGTGTCGTCTGATCCGCAGCATGTTGTCCGCTCAAACCAGCAGATCGCGAAATCCGGGGAGGAGTATTTTCTCGTCAGCCTGCAAACGGCGGGTCAAGGGTATACCGAGCAGGATCGCCGTCAAGCGAGACTCGCACCGGGGGATTTTGTCCTGTACGACAGCACCAGACCCTACGTCCTGCATTTCGAGCAGCCGTTCCAGCAAATCGTCTTTCAATTTCCCCGTTCGCTGCTGATAACCCGCTGCAGACAGGCGGAGCGCATGACTTCTGTCCGGATTCCCGGCGCACAGCACCCGGTCGGCAACCTGGTATCGTCCTTCTTCAGAACTTTGGCCTCCTCCTATCGCGGTCTGGACCCCGCAGCCCGGATGCGAATAGCCGAGAGTGCAATGGATTTGCTGTCGGCTGCGCTGAGTACGTATTCCGGCACTGAGCTAAGCGAGTCTGTCTCCACGGCCAATGTCCATCTGTCAGGCGCCCGGGCGTTCATCTTCTCCCATCTGGCCGACCCCAATCTTTCCCCTTCCATGGTTGCGGCCAGCCAAGGGATTTCGATCCGTTACCTGCATCGCTTGTTTGAAGCGGAAGGGCAATCGGTCGCTGCGCTAATCCGGGATCGCCGCCTTGAGCAATGCCGCCGGGACCTTAGCGATCTGAACCAATCCCATCGCACCGTTACGGAGATTGCTTTCCAGTGGGGCTTCAATGATGCCGCCCATTTTAGCCGGATATTCAAGCAGCATTTTGGCATGAGCCCGACCGGATTCCGAAGCAGCGTATTCACTTGCTTGGCGACCGAAACAGCTTTAGTAAGACAGACACGGATGCGACCTTCATGCGGATGA
- a CDS encoding cupin domain-containing protein, with the protein MFYDSRWYSYPVYPYPYSPNVIPNYYQGTGYQSVIPPLPFNGSVAGYTSVRFAEAVKDYGPNPYVVNIEKAAEQNNNYRTAIWTGKHLQVTLMSINVGDDIGLEVHPDTDQFIRIEEGQGLVQMGDRKDQLDYETMAYDGYAVMVPAGKWHNITNKGNRPLKVYVIYAPPHHPYGTVHVTKADAMASSK; encoded by the coding sequence ATGTTTTATGACTCGCGTTGGTACTCTTATCCGGTATACCCGTATCCTTATAGCCCGAATGTGATCCCGAATTATTATCAGGGTACAGGATATCAATCCGTAATTCCGCCATTGCCATTCAATGGCTCCGTGGCCGGGTATACATCTGTACGATTTGCGGAAGCTGTCAAAGACTATGGACCGAACCCGTACGTCGTTAATATTGAAAAGGCTGCGGAGCAAAACAACAACTACCGCACCGCAATATGGACGGGGAAGCATCTCCAGGTGACCTTGATGAGCATCAATGTGGGAGATGATATTGGTCTGGAAGTTCATCCGGATACGGATCAATTTATCCGGATCGAAGAAGGCCAGGGACTCGTTCAGATGGGGGATCGCAAAGATCAACTGGATTATGAGACTATGGCCTATGATGGATATGCGGTCATGGTGCCGGCCGGCAAATGGCATAATATAACGAATAAAGGGAACAGGCCGCTTAAAGTGTATGTCATTTATGCACCGCCGCATCATCCGTATGGGACCGTACATGTAACCAAGGCGGACGCGATGGCGTCCTCCAAGTAG